A genomic stretch from Streptomyces venezuelae ATCC 10712 includes:
- the guaA gene encoding glutamine-hydrolyzing GMP synthase, with protein sequence MSSATPAAAPDVTNPDVVLVVDFGAQYAQLIARRVREARVYSEIVPSTMPVAEMLAKNPKAIILSGGPSSVYAEGAPRLDRALFEAGVPVFGMCYGFQLMATTLGGTVDNTGAREYGRTPLHVSKAGSTLFEGTPVEQSVWMSHGDACSAAPEGFTVTASTDVVPVAAFENDEKKLYGVQYHPEVLHSTHGQQILEHFLYRGAGIEPSWTTGNVIEEQVAAIRAQVGTKRAVCGLSGGVDSAVAAALVQKAIGSQLTCVYVDHGLMRKGETEQVEKDFVASTGVNLKVVDAQERFLTALAGVSDPETKRKIIGREFIRVFEQAQAEIVAESAGTGEDVAFLVQGTLYPDIVESGGGTGTANIKSHHNVGGLPEDLEFELVEPLRQLFKDEVRMVGQELGLPEEIVQRQPFPGPGLGIRIVGEVTKERLDLLREADAIAREELTAAGLDREIWQCPVVLLADVRSVGVQGDGRTYGHPIVLRPVSSEDAMTADWSRLPYEVLAKISTRITNEVADVNRVVLDVTSKPPGTIEWE encoded by the coding sequence GTGTCATCAGCGACCCCCGCTGCCGCGCCCGACGTCACCAACCCGGACGTAGTCCTCGTTGTCGACTTCGGCGCCCAGTACGCCCAGCTCATCGCCCGCCGCGTCCGTGAGGCCCGGGTCTACAGCGAGATCGTCCCGTCCACCATGCCGGTGGCCGAGATGCTGGCCAAGAACCCGAAGGCGATCATCCTCTCCGGCGGCCCGTCCTCCGTGTACGCCGAGGGCGCCCCGCGCCTCGACCGCGCGCTCTTCGAGGCGGGCGTCCCCGTCTTCGGCATGTGCTACGGCTTCCAGCTGATGGCGACGACCCTCGGTGGCACCGTCGACAACACGGGCGCCCGCGAGTACGGCCGGACCCCGCTGCACGTGTCCAAGGCCGGTTCCACCCTCTTCGAGGGCACCCCGGTCGAGCAGTCCGTGTGGATGTCGCACGGCGACGCCTGCTCCGCCGCCCCCGAGGGCTTCACCGTCACCGCGTCCACGGACGTCGTGCCGGTCGCCGCCTTCGAGAACGACGAGAAGAAGCTGTACGGCGTCCAGTACCACCCCGAGGTGCTGCACTCCACGCACGGCCAGCAGATCCTGGAGCACTTCCTCTACCGCGGCGCCGGCATCGAGCCGAGCTGGACCACGGGCAACGTGATCGAGGAGCAGGTCGCGGCCATCCGCGCCCAGGTCGGCACCAAGCGCGCCGTCTGCGGCCTCTCCGGCGGCGTCGACTCCGCCGTGGCCGCCGCGCTCGTGCAGAAGGCCATCGGCTCGCAGCTCACCTGCGTGTACGTCGACCACGGCCTGATGCGCAAGGGCGAGACCGAGCAGGTCGAGAAGGACTTCGTCGCCTCCACCGGCGTCAACCTGAAGGTCGTCGACGCGCAGGAGCGGTTCCTCACCGCCCTCGCCGGGGTCTCCGACCCGGAGACCAAGCGGAAGATCATCGGCCGCGAGTTCATCCGCGTCTTCGAGCAGGCCCAGGCCGAGATCGTCGCCGAGTCGGCGGGCACCGGCGAGGACGTCGCGTTCCTCGTCCAGGGCACGCTCTACCCGGACATCGTCGAGTCCGGCGGCGGCACCGGCACCGCCAACATCAAGTCCCACCACAACGTGGGCGGCCTCCCCGAGGACCTGGAGTTCGAGCTCGTCGAGCCGCTGCGCCAGCTCTTCAAGGACGAGGTCCGCATGGTCGGCCAGGAGCTCGGCCTGCCCGAGGAGATCGTCCAGCGCCAGCCGTTCCCCGGCCCCGGCCTCGGCATCCGCATCGTCGGCGAGGTCACCAAGGAGCGCCTGGACCTGCTGCGCGAGGCCGACGCCATCGCCCGCGAGGAGCTCACCGCGGCCGGCCTCGACCGCGAGATCTGGCAGTGCCCGGTCGTCCTGCTCGCCGACGTCCGCTCTGTGGGCGTCCAGGGTGACGGCCGCACCTACGGCCACCCGATCGTGCTCCGCCCGGTGTCCTCCGAGGACGCCATGACGGCCGACTGGTCGCGCCTGCCGTACGAGGTGCTCGCCAAGATCTCCACCCGCATCACCAACGAGGTCGCCGACGTCAACCGCGTCGTCCTCGACGTCACCAGCAAGCCGCCGGGCACCATCGAGTGGGAGTAA
- a CDS encoding serine/threonine-protein kinase: MEHSQSTGEGLLLAGRYRLGESIGRGGMGKVWRAHDEVLHRVVAVKELTAGRFVAEADRLVLHARTQKEARAAARITHPGVVTVHDVLEHDDRPWIVMQYVDGPSLADAAKEQGTIDPHEAARIGLHVLGALRAAHAAGVLHRDVKPGNVLLARDGRVLITDFGIAAIEGDATITRTGELVGSIDYLAPERVRGGDPGPASDLWSLGATLYTAVEGTSPFRRTSPISTMQAVVAEEPPYPEKAGPLAPVIVALLRKDPDQRPRADEAGRMLLDAMEGRTPDAAQAYVPTQRVAKEDLDPAGDTPIQGHDLLTLGEEADGPGPTGTSRATAPSGTAQWPHPAQGSQSTQGSRSAQGSHRAQGSRSAQGSAQAGASQGQSSPPTVVPPAVVTPAGGGRGRWRTAVLAAVLAGLVAGGAVFAAMNYAGGGKGDGGRTTATGSTPAPTTQAAKDGLPAGWQRVVDREGFSLAVPKGWKRQTEGDNIDYTPDNGNHRIRISVDPAPDFENPYMHALDLERIVAKRMDYTRVKLGQTTYRDQVRSSLWEFTWMEKRDFPGPRHAIDLMYYADDGTEYAIYMSSPEGSWETTREQFDIVLQHWRAPGD; encoded by the coding sequence GTGGAACATTCTCAGAGCACAGGCGAGGGGCTGTTGCTGGCCGGTCGCTACCGGCTGGGCGAGTCCATCGGACGCGGCGGCATGGGCAAGGTCTGGCGCGCCCACGACGAGGTGCTGCACCGCGTGGTGGCGGTGAAGGAGTTGACGGCGGGCCGGTTCGTGGCCGAGGCCGACCGGCTCGTGCTGCACGCCCGGACCCAGAAGGAGGCGCGGGCCGCCGCGCGGATCACCCACCCGGGCGTGGTGACCGTCCACGACGTCCTGGAGCACGACGACCGGCCGTGGATCGTGATGCAGTACGTCGACGGGCCCTCGCTCGCCGACGCCGCCAAGGAGCAGGGCACGATCGACCCCCACGAGGCGGCCAGGATCGGGCTGCACGTCCTCGGCGCGCTGCGGGCCGCGCACGCCGCCGGGGTGCTGCACCGGGACGTCAAGCCGGGCAACGTCCTGCTCGCGCGGGACGGACGCGTCCTGATCACCGACTTCGGCATCGCCGCGATCGAGGGTGACGCGACGATCACCCGGACCGGCGAACTCGTCGGGTCCATCGACTATCTGGCGCCGGAGCGGGTGCGGGGCGGCGACCCGGGTCCGGCCTCCGACCTCTGGTCGCTCGGCGCCACCCTGTACACGGCGGTGGAGGGCACGTCGCCGTTCCGCCGCACCTCCCCGATCAGCACCATGCAGGCCGTGGTCGCCGAGGAGCCGCCGTACCCGGAGAAGGCGGGGCCGCTGGCCCCCGTCATCGTGGCGCTGCTGCGCAAGGACCCGGACCAGCGGCCGCGGGCCGACGAGGCCGGGCGCATGCTGCTCGACGCGATGGAGGGGCGTACGCCCGATGCGGCGCAGGCGTACGTGCCGACGCAGCGGGTGGCGAAGGAGGACCTGGATCCGGCGGGGGACACGCCGATCCAGGGCCATGACCTCCTCACGCTGGGCGAGGAGGCCGACGGCCCGGGTCCGACGGGCACGTCCCGGGCCACCGCCCCCTCCGGCACCGCGCAGTGGCCCCACCCGGCCCAGGGTTCCCAGTCGACCCAGGGCTCCCGTTCGGCTCAGGGTTCCCACAGAGCTCAGGGCTCCCGTTCTGCCCAGGGTTCCGCGCAGGCCGGGGCGTCCCAGGGGCAGTCCTCCCCGCCCACCGTCGTACCGCCGGCCGTCGTCACCCCGGCCGGGGGCGGCCGGGGCCGCTGGCGCACCGCCGTCCTGGCGGCCGTGCTCGCCGGACTCGTCGCGGGCGGCGCCGTCTTCGCCGCCATGAACTACGCGGGCGGCGGCAAGGGGGACGGCGGACGGACCACCGCGACCGGCTCCACGCCCGCCCCCACCACGCAGGCCGCCAAGGACGGGCTCCCGGCGGGCTGGCAGCGGGTCGTCGACCGCGAGGGCTTCAGCCTGGCCGTACCGAAGGGCTGGAAGCGGCAGACGGAGGGCGACAACATCGACTACACCCCGGACAACGGCAACCACCGCATCCGGATCAGCGTCGACCCCGCCCCCGACTTCGAGAACCCGTACATGCACGCGCTCGACCTGGAGCGGATCGTCGCGAAGCGGATGGACTACACCCGGGTCAAGCTCGGCCAGACCACCTACCGCGACCAGGTCCGCTCCAGCCTCTGGGAGTTCACCTGGATGGAGAAGCGCGACTTCCCCGGGCCGCGGCACGCGATCGACCTCATGTACTACGCCGACGACGGCACGGAGTACGCGATCTACATGTCGTCTCCGGAGGGGAGCTGGGAGACCACCCGGGAACAGTTCGACATCGTCCTCCAGCACTGGCGGGCCCCGGGCGACTGA
- a CDS encoding chorismate mutase: MTTHTATTEQTGARTDEAAALIGDSRERIDALDDRIIGLIQERMAVSAVIQEARISSGGRRVNLAREMEVLGHYRDALGKPGTALAMTMLELCRGRI; this comes from the coding sequence ATGACGACGCACACCGCCACCACCGAGCAGACCGGCGCCCGCACCGACGAGGCGGCGGCGCTCATCGGCGACTCGCGCGAGCGCATCGACGCGCTCGACGACCGGATCATCGGTCTGATCCAGGAACGGATGGCCGTGTCGGCCGTGATCCAGGAGGCCCGGATCTCCTCGGGCGGCCGCCGGGTGAACCTGGCCCGCGAGATGGAGGTCCTCGGCCACTACAGGGACGCCCTGGGCAAGCCGGGCACGGCGCTCGCGATGACGATGCTGGAGCTGTGCCGGGGCCGCATCTGA
- a CDS encoding succinic semialdehyde dehydrogenase yields MTDSQAPAAPSVPDAPAVPAEATNPVAPVPAGVRTAADVVTPEVVARLTRGVIGSGRTANHTPFTGAKLADLPESTPEDVAEAFTRARGAQAAWAATPVKARAAVLLRFHDLVLQRQSEVLDLIQLETGKARLHAHEEVQAVAVAARHYGRKAPAYLKPRHHTGVVPTLTKVTELRQPRGVVGQIAPWNYPLELSVGDALPAFVSGNAVVMKPDTETALTALWARDLLIEAGLPAEVFQVVLGEGPVVGPEVVKHADYVSFTGSTRTGREVAQGAAARLVGVSLELGGKNAMLVLKDADIEKAAAGAVRACFSSAGQLCISIERLYVHESVAEDFLARFAARTKAMRLGSALAYGADMGSLVGERQLETVSRHVEEAVAKGATLVAGGVARPDIGPLFYEPTILDGVEAPMAVCGEETFGPVVSIYRFRDEDEVVDLANATPYGLNSSVWTKDSRRGHAVAARLRTGTVNINEGYAPAYGSVQSPMGGMKDSGLGRRHGSEGILKYTEAQTVAQQRLMPLAPSFGMDDEKYAAFMSVSLKAMKALRLR; encoded by the coding sequence ATGACGGACTCGCAGGCCCCCGCCGCCCCCTCGGTTCCCGACGCCCCCGCCGTGCCCGCCGAGGCGACCAACCCGGTCGCCCCCGTGCCCGCCGGTGTGCGCACCGCCGCCGACGTCGTGACGCCCGAGGTGGTCGCCCGGCTCACCCGCGGCGTCATCGGCTCCGGCCGGACCGCCAACCACACCCCGTTCACCGGGGCGAAGCTGGCGGACCTGCCCGAGTCCACCCCCGAGGACGTCGCCGAGGCCTTCACCCGCGCGCGCGGCGCCCAGGCCGCCTGGGCCGCCACCCCGGTCAAGGCCCGCGCCGCCGTCCTCCTGCGCTTCCACGACCTCGTCCTCCAGCGCCAGTCCGAGGTCCTCGACCTCATCCAGCTGGAGACCGGCAAGGCGCGGCTGCACGCCCACGAGGAGGTGCAGGCGGTCGCCGTCGCCGCCCGCCACTACGGCCGCAAGGCCCCCGCGTACCTCAAGCCCCGCCACCACACCGGCGTGGTCCCGACCCTCACCAAGGTCACCGAGCTGCGCCAGCCGCGCGGGGTCGTCGGCCAGATCGCGCCCTGGAACTACCCGCTCGAGCTCTCCGTCGGCGACGCGCTCCCCGCCTTCGTCTCGGGCAACGCCGTCGTCATGAAGCCCGACACGGAGACCGCGCTCACCGCGCTGTGGGCCCGTGACCTGCTCATCGAGGCCGGACTGCCCGCCGAGGTCTTCCAGGTCGTCCTCGGCGAAGGCCCGGTCGTCGGCCCCGAGGTCGTCAAGCACGCCGACTACGTGTCGTTCACCGGCTCCACCCGCACCGGCCGCGAGGTCGCCCAGGGCGCCGCCGCCCGGCTCGTCGGCGTCTCCCTCGAACTCGGCGGCAAGAACGCGATGCTCGTCCTGAAGGACGCCGACATCGAGAAGGCCGCCGCCGGAGCCGTCCGCGCCTGCTTCTCCTCCGCCGGCCAGCTCTGCATCTCCATCGAGCGGCTCTACGTGCACGAGTCGGTCGCCGAGGACTTCCTCGCCCGCTTCGCCGCCCGGACCAAGGCCATGCGGCTCGGCAGCGCCCTCGCGTACGGCGCGGACATGGGCTCCCTCGTCGGCGAGCGCCAGCTGGAGACGGTCAGCCGGCACGTCGAGGAGGCCGTCGCCAAGGGCGCCACGCTCGTCGCCGGCGGCGTCGCGCGGCCCGACATCGGCCCGCTGTTCTACGAGCCGACCATCCTCGACGGCGTCGAGGCCCCGATGGCGGTCTGCGGCGAGGAGACCTTCGGCCCGGTCGTCTCGATCTACCGCTTCCGCGACGAGGACGAGGTCGTCGACCTCGCCAACGCCACCCCGTACGGCCTGAACTCCTCCGTCTGGACGAAGGACTCGCGTCGCGGCCACGCCGTCGCGGCCCGGCTGCGCACCGGCACCGTCAACATCAACGAGGGGTACGCCCCCGCCTACGGCAGCGTGCAGTCCCCGATGGGCGGCATGAAGGACTCCGGCCTCGGCCGGCGCCACGGCTCCGAGGGCATCCTCAAGTACACCGAGGCCCAGACCGTCGCCCAGCAGCGGCTGATGCCGCTCGCGCCGTCCTTCGGGATGGACGACGAGAAGTACGCCGCGTTCATGAGCGTGTCCCTGAAGGCGATGAAGGCCCTGCGCCTGCGCTGA
- a CDS encoding PspC domain-containing protein yields the protein MTSSMPSQHETPPPAEAVSAPPLRRSRGSKVVGGVCGGLGRYFDLDPVVFRVVIGVLSVPGGIGLIFYGFAWLLIPLAGEEENEGRRLLTGRVSGATLAAILMALVGCGIFLSMLNSGSMLGSALLVGFALSSAAVWSRRRHTGAVEPEGRPDATAPSLAGAEAPPETKAPPLVESPSWWRDPIVKDGSTGKVAIGYLWGPHGIVDKDGLVNGEVPQPGRQWGPDPSGPERPKPSIRRSPRSIAGLVFLLAMVAAVLGTALTWETEPLGTSLQTGLTAALAVFGLGLVVSSFLGRTGFGTIFHTVLTAGLLALVTALPQQITTEWIRETWKPASVTAVQPQYELGTGVGTLDLSALPVPAGKTVSTAVDVGAGQLKVIVPKSAVVKLHAQVGLGDLRLPGEPENDIDISPDRDVTRTLNPPAGTTPAGTLDLSLEVGIGQVEVTRAAS from the coding sequence TGCGGCGGCCTCGGCCGGTACTTCGACCTGGACCCGGTGGTCTTCCGGGTCGTGATCGGCGTGCTCTCCGTGCCGGGCGGGATCGGATTGATCTTCTACGGCTTCGCGTGGCTGCTGATCCCGCTCGCGGGCGAGGAGGAGAACGAGGGGCGCAGGCTGCTGACCGGCCGTGTCTCGGGTGCCACGCTGGCCGCCATATTGATGGCCCTGGTGGGCTGCGGCATCTTCCTCTCGATGCTGAACAGCGGGTCGATGCTGGGCTCCGCCCTCCTGGTCGGCTTCGCGCTGTCCTCGGCGGCGGTCTGGTCGCGGCGCCGGCACACCGGTGCGGTGGAGCCCGAGGGACGGCCGGACGCGACGGCCCCGTCCCTCGCGGGCGCCGAGGCCCCGCCCGAGACGAAGGCCCCGCCGCTCGTCGAGTCCCCTTCCTGGTGGCGGGACCCGATCGTCAAGGACGGCTCGACGGGCAAGGTGGCCATCGGCTACCTGTGGGGACCGCACGGGATCGTCGACAAGGACGGCCTGGTGAACGGCGAGGTGCCGCAGCCGGGCCGCCAGTGGGGGCCCGACCCCTCAGGCCCCGAGCGGCCGAAGCCCTCCATCCGGCGGAGCCCTCGGTCCATCGCCGGTCTCGTCTTCCTCCTCGCCATGGTCGCCGCGGTCCTCGGCACCGCGCTGACCTGGGAGACCGAGCCGCTGGGCACGAGCCTGCAGACCGGTCTGACCGCCGCCCTCGCGGTGTTCGGCCTCGGCCTGGTCGTCAGCAGCTTCCTCGGCCGGACCGGCTTCGGCACGATCTTCCACACCGTGCTGACGGCGGGACTCCTCGCACTGGTCACGGCACTGCCCCAGCAGATCACCACGGAGTGGATCCGCGAGACGTGGAAGCCGGCTTCGGTGACCGCCGTGCAGCCGCAGTACGAGCTGGGCACCGGGGTCGGCACGCTTGATCTCTCGGCCCTGCCGGTGCCGGCGGGCAAGACCGTGTCGACGGCGGTGGACGTCGGTGCCGGGCAGCTGAAGGTGATCGTCCCGAAGAGCGCGGTGGTCAAGCTGCACGCCCAGGTGGGCCTCGGCGACCTGCGGCTGCCCGGGGAGCCGGAGAACGACATCGACATCTCGCCGGACCGGGACGTGACCCGGACGCTGAACCCGCCGGCCGGGACCACCCCGGCGGGCACCCTGGACCTCTCCCTGGAGGTCGGCATCGGACAGGTGGAGGTCACCCGTGCTGCTTCATGA
- a CDS encoding GMC family oxidoreductase N-terminal domain-containing protein → MTAVPPTQNQEPADDAYDYDVLVVGSGFGGSVTALRLTEKGYRVGVLEAGRRFTPETLPKNSWDLKNFLWAPALGLYGLQRIHLLGNVMVLAGAGVGGGSLNYANTLYVPPKPFFDDPQWKDITDWQEELRPYYDQAQRMLGVRLNPTTTPSDVHLKAAAQAMGIGDTFHMAPVGVFFGDGLDADGGDGAGTKVKPGTEVADPYFGGAGPSRRACTECGECMTGCRHGAKNTLNENYLHLAEKAGATVHPMTTVVTVTEDSRGGFAVKTLPTDQRRKGKGRTFTARRVVIAAGTYGTQTLLHRMKDSGLLPRISRRLGELTRTNSEGLVGAQTTDRRYRKRHGKDRVDFTKGVAITSSVHPDANTHIEPVRYGKGSNSMGGMTVLQVPYGAHRVRNWLLNLVKHPTLAARSLSNWRWSERTIIGLVMQSLDNSLTTYRKPGGLGKGLLTARQGHGAPNPVQIPEATRAATLLAEEINGFAGSNIGELMGTPLTAHFLGGCPIGADAESGVIDPYHRLYGHPGISVVDGAAVSANLGVNPSLTITAQAERAMSFWPNKGEEDIRPRQGEAYVRLSAVEPKSPAVPAEAFGALRLPFLGIPAVPPKTLRDGS, encoded by the coding sequence ATGACCGCGGTACCCCCTACCCAAAATCAGGAGCCGGCGGACGACGCGTACGACTACGACGTCCTCGTCGTGGGCTCCGGCTTCGGCGGTTCGGTCACCGCCCTCCGCCTCACCGAGAAGGGCTACCGGGTCGGTGTCCTGGAGGCCGGGCGGCGCTTCACCCCCGAGACCCTGCCGAAGAACTCCTGGGACCTGAAGAACTTCCTGTGGGCCCCCGCCCTCGGCCTGTACGGCCTCCAGCGCATCCATCTGCTCGGCAACGTCATGGTGCTCGCGGGCGCCGGAGTCGGCGGCGGCTCCCTCAACTACGCCAACACCCTGTACGTACCGCCCAAGCCCTTCTTCGACGACCCGCAGTGGAAGGACATCACCGACTGGCAGGAGGAGCTGCGGCCGTACTACGACCAGGCCCAGCGGATGCTCGGCGTCCGGCTCAACCCGACGACGACCCCCTCCGACGTGCACCTCAAGGCCGCCGCCCAGGCCATGGGGATCGGCGACACCTTCCACATGGCCCCCGTCGGCGTCTTCTTCGGGGACGGCCTCGACGCCGACGGCGGGGACGGAGCCGGTACGAAGGTGAAGCCCGGCACCGAGGTCGCCGACCCGTACTTCGGCGGCGCGGGCCCGTCCCGGCGCGCCTGCACCGAGTGCGGCGAGTGCATGACCGGCTGCCGTCACGGCGCCAAGAACACCCTCAACGAGAACTACCTCCACCTCGCCGAGAAGGCGGGCGCCACCGTCCACCCCATGACCACGGTCGTCACCGTCACCGAGGACTCGCGGGGCGGCTTCGCGGTGAAGACCCTCCCCACCGACCAGCGGCGCAAGGGCAAGGGGCGCACCTTCACCGCCCGCCGGGTGGTGATCGCGGCCGGCACGTACGGCACCCAGACCCTGCTGCACCGGATGAAGGACAGCGGCCTGCTGCCCCGGATCTCGCGGCGGCTCGGCGAGCTCACCCGGACCAACTCCGAGGGCCTGGTCGGCGCGCAGACCACCGACCGCCGCTACCGCAAGCGGCACGGCAAGGACCGGGTCGACTTCACCAAGGGCGTCGCGATCACCTCCTCGGTCCACCCCGACGCCAACACCCACATCGAACCCGTGCGGTACGGCAAGGGCTCCAACTCGATGGGCGGCATGACCGTCCTCCAGGTGCCCTACGGGGCCCACCGGGTGCGCAACTGGCTGCTCAACCTCGTCAAGCACCCCACGCTGGCCGCCCGCTCCCTCTCCAACTGGCGCTGGTCGGAGCGGACCATCATCGGCCTGGTCATGCAGTCCCTCGACAACTCCCTGACGACCTACCGCAAGCCCGGCGGCCTCGGAAAGGGCCTGCTCACGGCCCGCCAGGGGCACGGCGCGCCGAACCCGGTCCAGATCCCCGAGGCCACCCGCGCCGCCACGCTCCTCGCCGAGGAGATCAACGGCTTCGCCGGCTCCAACATCGGCGAGCTGATGGGCACCCCGCTGACCGCCCACTTCCTGGGCGGCTGCCCGATCGGCGCCGACGCCGAGTCCGGCGTCATCGACCCGTACCACCGGCTCTACGGGCACCCGGGGATCTCCGTCGTCGACGGCGCGGCCGTCTCCGCGAACCTGGGCGTGAACCCGTCCCTGACGATCACCGCGCAGGCGGAGCGGGCGATGTCGTTCTGGCCCAACAAGGGCGAGGAGGACATCAGGCCCCGGCAGGGCGAGGCGTACGTACGGCTGTCGGCGGTCGAGCCCAAGTCCCCGGCCGTCCCGGCGGAGGCCTTCGGCGCCCTGCGGCTGCCGTTCCTGGGGATTCCGGCGGTTCCGCCGAAGACGCTCCGAGACGGCTCCTGA
- a CDS encoding class II aldolase/adducin family protein has protein sequence MSVIPDPVPVDRLHFAMPPVHATAEEERTHRKQRLAGALRLFGRFGYEEGVSGHISARDPEHPDCFWVNPFGAPFEEITASDLILVNGDGQVVRGGQHVNQAAFTVHAQVHRARPDAVAVAHTHSVHGRALAALGELLDPLTQEACAFYQDHALYDAYTGVTVDPEEGRRIAVALGPFKAIVLRNHGLLTVGTSVDAAAWWFIAMERSAQVQLAARAAGKPVLIDHREALATREQLGSDLVAWINYQPLWRRISRTDPELLS, from the coding sequence ATGAGCGTGATACCGGACCCCGTCCCCGTCGACCGGCTCCACTTCGCCATGCCGCCCGTCCACGCGACGGCCGAGGAGGAACGCACCCACCGCAAACAGCGGCTCGCCGGCGCGCTCCGGCTCTTCGGACGGTTCGGATACGAGGAGGGCGTCTCGGGCCACATCAGCGCCCGCGACCCCGAACACCCCGACTGCTTCTGGGTGAACCCCTTCGGGGCCCCGTTCGAGGAGATCACCGCGAGCGACCTCATCCTGGTCAACGGCGACGGCCAGGTCGTCCGGGGCGGGCAGCACGTCAACCAGGCCGCGTTCACCGTCCACGCCCAGGTCCACCGGGCCCGGCCCGACGCCGTCGCCGTCGCCCACACCCACTCCGTGCACGGCCGGGCCCTCGCCGCGCTCGGCGAACTCCTCGACCCCCTCACCCAGGAGGCCTGCGCCTTCTACCAGGACCACGCCCTCTACGACGCCTACACCGGCGTCACCGTCGACCCCGAGGAAGGACGCCGGATCGCCGTCGCCCTCGGCCCCTTCAAGGCGATCGTGCTCCGCAACCACGGCCTGCTCACCGTCGGCACCTCCGTCGACGCGGCCGCCTGGTGGTTCATCGCCATGGAACGCTCCGCCCAGGTGCAGCTGGCCGCGCGGGCGGCCGGGAAACCCGTCCTGATCGACCACCGCGAGGCCCTCGCCACCCGCGAGCAGCTCGGCAGCGACCTCGTCGCCTGGATCAACTACCAGCCCCTCTGGCGCAGGATCAGCCGCACGGACCCCGAACTCCTGTCGTAA